AAAGCCAACAACAGTGTGGTCTCTAAGGATCCTCCTATTCATGATGGCATGCGGATATTATTCAACTGACTATGACCTGGATCTGATCAGTAAGAGGAACTGGACCAGACCTGGCCTGTCACAAGGTAAGATCttcatgaaagaagaaagaaggtcaATCTGTATTCTAAATCACACAACAAAAACCTATAGCTTGAAGAAGAGCAGGTGTAAAGAATAAGCTAATAAATCAAACATCTTTCATCTTCTATCACAGGATGCTGCCAGATGATTTCTGCATGTCTGCAGTCTGATCCACAGCAGAGGATCAGTCTAGAAAAGATGCATCTCCATGTCTGGTTTGAGGCACTAGATgagctaaatgtttttttgtttggtttgctcATCAGTCATAAACTTCTTtatgtccttgctacatttctggaccttgatcgtgttaGGACTCTTGCTGTgaaggtcagagagctctcggattttatcaaaaatatttcaatttgtgttctgaagatgaacgaaggtcttacaggtttgtaacgacatgagggtgagtaattagtgaaataattttcatttttgggtgaactttccctttaagtttATTAGTCTGTTAAAATTGTGTAATCCAAACAGATGGGAATTTCATATGCAATTCATTCatgtaaatcttaaatttaggccaaaatattttttgagtgcaGTTTAAGgcgagtaaaaaaaaacattaaaatcatattattcatatatagCCTAAACCTGACTATGCAAACCAAAAAAGTTGCATTAGTTGAATTTCATgtcaccccccccaaaaaaaaggctAGGGAAAAAGAAAGTGTGAGAGACTAAGATGTTCCCAAAGCCGATCCAACATAAAGACAGCCTGCGTGTTCTTACAGTGCAGTTGCGGTATGTATGCAAGACTCTTGAGTTTAAGCTCTGCTTGTTGCCACGTTACAGATGGCCAAAGGGTGGTGGGGAGCAGGGGATGTGGGTTTTTGATTTAAGACTCTGTAATATTTCAACGCGCATAGCAGTCGCAGTCCACGGCCTAAACTTTCAACACATCCCACACTGACTGGCACATCTGACGCTTCAACCCAGCCCTCTTCTGGCTTATCTGCGGCTTCATCTCTCGCTGTGCAGACTTAAGCTTGACAACACCATCACTGAAAGACATGGAGTTGGGTTTGTCACCTCTACCGCTAATATTTATGGGTCTTTTGAGGCTTATGCGATTCTTGAGTCCTTCTAGGTTTAGCCTTTGGCTCTAATTGGCGCTTCAGGCATGATGAAGAGAAATGCCATCCTGCGGGAGACATCACAACACTCTCCAAGAAGAGCATGGCAGGGTAATGAAACTAACGTCAAACCCAGTGTTTGCTTTGGATGGGAATCAGCTTTACAGCTCTCCCACTTGGGACAGGAGAGATCCAAAAGCAGTGGACAGCTTGGACAATATGTTTAAGTCTTGCCTAGATGACAAATCACCCCTATTCTCGGATAAaagtttaacatttcaaaatcatCCACCTGGAAATTGCGAGTACAAAGCATGAAGTGATGGGGAAGACCTGCATAGGATCACACTGACCCCAAATCACACATCTGAAGATACACGTGTACAAGTCATTGAGTACAAACGCTTGCCCTCAGGAAACACAGAGACATGTCTTTAGAGGGGAAAAAGCTTGCCTTCTTTTAAGGCACAAGGCCACTAAAATCAAGGGTTCAAGAAGTTGTAAAAAGAATAGACCTATAAACATGGGATTGGCACAATAGTACCTAACTcgactaaatattgtagaaacttaattttctgtaaagttgctttgcaatgatctgtatcgtaaaaagcgctatacaaataaacttgaattgaattgaattaactcGAGGTACTTCAGGTATAAAATCTCTCTCACTTTGAGGCCCacaaattaaatgtacaaaaatgattttattaacataaaaagcatattaatTGCAAGTGTCTTAATGTTTCATCATTCAgcgtaaaatatatttatgtaatatgaaaCAACATCTATTCAGACATGTACTTAATTCTTTATATTAACACTACAGTAATGACTAGAAAACATGCTTATGATGAAAACgtcaaagtgcaaaaaaataaataataaatcttaacCGACCAAAAATATACCATatcctttaaataaacaaattcaatataacaataataaatctcAATTCCTCTTTTTGATTTGAGCCGGCCAGCTTCTTGACAGGTTCTCGTGAGACTCACCTGATGACGGCAGCACAGCTGGTGATGTTTTCATAACAGTCATCATCTGCATCTGCTTTCTGGCAAGGTTGTCAGCAGGTTGAACCTGCACACTGATAATGATGCTGATAATGAGAGAAGTCATGCAGGTGGACACCCCCACCAACCAAAGGAATGCCTGCCATTCCACGGTTCATAATTAATGGTTTTCTGTGGCTGCTTAACACAAGTGTACACTGACAGCCATCACGTAAAAAACACTCAAGGAATGTGTCAATTCATCTATCCCAGTGTAATTTATAAATCTTGAGTAAagtcaaagactatagaataccttaaagggactttggtaaCGTTAGACTGTGTGCTGAAAACAATAGATTGAGCTAAAATGggatttttaattagaatttacaGCCAGGAACAtaagaacataaaatataaaacagtttataaaataatgcaataagccccaagaagccatggtttacagtgaatttataacagtgaaggggcgttgttaggcctTAGCGGTTATAAATTCACCACGGCTCcacagggcttattgcttttataaaacggtaattccatatacgtagtaaggtttcagaGCAAAGTgtaatgatacaaataaaaagttttcttccaccaaacaatgtagttcctcagaaacagttgtggttcatttgtgtgaaaaaatgacTAATGTAACATTCCCATGtgaatgcatttagaaaaatatcCACTAAGCTTTCACTGCTAAATTACTGATGAAGAGCCTATCCTTTACCTATCTGGTCATACAGCATACCCTGCTGGCAGAAATTATCACACTGACCTACAACTACAGTGCTGAGTCCAAAAACTGCTGAGgttgaggaaaaataaaaaatgaagaaatttgtttagcaattaaaaataaaaaacaaaacaaaaaaaacgtacaAAGGTGTTCCTTTAAGTAATGATTCAGTTCAGTGTTCATTTTACAATACATGCTGCACCTTAAGAAAGGGATTGGAACATGATAAAGGCAATTAAGgtataagtttaatattttttttctcaaaagaatgcatatacagtacaaagGAGAGACTTCATACATAGCATTTGGtttacaccaaaacaaaaacaaaacaaacaaataactatGGAGGGGAAACAGACTGGAAATCAAACTAACACTGATCCACCTGTGTTGCACTATTAAACTTGGTTCTTGGTTCTGACAGAGGTTGCACTACCACATAAACATTCAACTGTTGCttgatttctttcttaaaaaccACAGGTAGACCAGAGAATTGCTGTGGATCCAGCCCCTAAACAAAACAAAGGAGTGAAATGAACCTTTGaggaaaacaaaattaagataaaacaatccaaaaaaaaaaaaaaaaaaaaaaaaaaaaatcataacaaagaaaaaaaaaaaacatttggtaaaataaaaacaactggaGCCTACAACTTTTGTCagcttacattattattaatgttaacctATCCGAAGGAACCTGGAGGCTTACCTACATGCATCACAAGTTCTGGAAAAACGCTTCCATGGTCCCAAGCAACACATTAGAACACGCCACTTGTTCTGCTAACACTGTTAGAAAGTTCCCTGCTTGAGatagaccaatttttttttattggggagtcaaaattatacatgGAAAGCAACTGAACCATTTACAGGACTGCTGTCTTGAATGCCTATTAAATGGGAATATTGGCAAAGAATAAAGAGCTATTTCTAAGCACTTCAGGTGATGATGTTCGAGTGTGGGAAAGGGATTACGGCAGACTCACGAACACATCTCCAAATATAATAATTCTTTTATTTCTTGGGCTAGTGACGTTTCGGATCAGGTCAGAGTGATTCGGTTGCCATTTTGAACACCGTACGATGTTTGCACAGCACAATGGAAAGAAAAACAACCTGAACCTACTTAAGACTTTAGCGACTGAGAGTGCCTGTGCAGTGGTACTACTGTATGTCACATTAACCCACTGAAATGTCAAAACAGGGCTGACAAACCAAGGCAGCATCTCTAATAAATCTCTCCATGAATTACAGAAGACCCCTGGAATTAAAACTAGAAAAGGCTCTCtaggtttttatattaaatgggCATGTGGGTCATGtgtggtttttgttgtgtgtgtatgtgcatgtgtatggTGGGtactctttatttctttattgcagAGCAAATATTGAAACTCACTTCTTTTACACATTGCTTTTTAGAGTGTAAAGCTGTGGACCAGCCTTAGCAGAGCAAAGAAGGGAGGGGAGAGATGTGTAACAGGGCGCTCATAGCAGCACACATTTAGGCTTCTTCTTGGGCTCTGGGGGCTCCAGGGCTGCCAAAATCGCCTCATCAAATACGTTCTTTAGGCCTTTCTGTGAACACAAAGCAAGGGAGAGATGGACACTCAACATGGGTCAACGCacagacaaagaaaagaaaataaatgggtGGGTTGGGAACAAAATCACTTCTGCCAGACACAACATGATTCAATGATTTGGGACATTTGAAAACGCAAAATATAAGAACAGCATTGTAAAAATAATGGATAAGCAGCATGAACTAAATTTAAAAGTGTAACATTTACAAACATGAACCAAGCAACTAAGTACGCCAATTGGGAAAAagccaaaaaaggaaaataattaattgggatgtgttttgaatgaaaatcttttttttttttaaagctaaatatattttcaaactgTGCATAAGAGTGTTGCACTCCTACTTGTATCTAAAAGCATAAACAGTAAAACTGGTTAAAAGATTAGTCCACCCTCAACTGGAAGATACTTTAAAACTtggaagatattctgaagaatgctggtaaccagtTTTagttcccattgatttccattatttttttgtacatataatggaagtcaataggaaaTTAaactcttcaaaatatattctgtttaaaaaaaaaaatataaaaaaaaaagtcatacaggttggaATGAcaccagggtgagtaaatggcgacaattttcatttttaggtggactATCCATGTGGGATGTGTCAAATTTTTATTAATGACCAATTCTGCAGACACAGATTCCATGTGGGTCCACTAAtgacctgaaaataaaaaattcagatgGTTGGCCAATTTCATAAAATGTGAACAATTTTTTATACTTCCTCTGCAAGTATTGAGTAAAACCCAGTCAACTGAAAAACCAACTGAATTAGCCATGCTGTGAAGTCATTCTGACACAACACAAAGTGTCAAACAAGAAAGTAGAAGTGCAAGCAAACACAGGCTCAGAGACCGAAGGGTTGGTGAGGTGAAGGGCTGGTCAAACAGAAACTCAGGCCTCTGGGTGAAATAACAAACATTCACAGGGACAAATGCAACCTGCAGTGTGGAACTGCTACAAGACTGCCCTCATCTGGGCAAACTGGGCAAGAACCTCACTTTCATGagaatttcacattatttttgtttgttgacaaAACACCTCAAGTGACAGCTAAAGCAAGAGAGAACATGTACAATACACTTTTCTGTGCACATGCCCAGATTAGAGCCAAGGAGGAACTGCTGGGCACTTGGAAACAATAAGTATGACATTGTTTGAGAAAACTGTCCTCAGAAGGGTAGCCTGAGCAGTTCAAATGAATTCTGTGACAAGGCCCCACTGTGTGAGCCATAGTGAAAAGGATTTATTCACAAACAACTGGTGGAAGGTAGATGTGGATTatgttttgtgcaaaaaaacacTGTGGGTAATGTATAACAGTGTTGTGTTAGTGCTGGCATCAAAGTTGATcgagccatttaaaaaaaaaacaacaactctgtaTTTACTCTTTAAACAGCATTATGCATTAATTGACGAGAGAGACACATTAAGTAATGGCAATTGCAGCTGTCCTTTATTAATGGCACAAATAATTTCACAGGATTATATTAAGCCATTTAAACTCTCAAGACGTTGTACGGATGAGAATGGCACCAAATTGCAAATTGTAGCCATACGTTAAGTTTAGAATTAACTTTATATGATACAATTGttacagtacaaaataaatacactgacATAAGGAATAATGATTCTTGCAAATAAACTGAGGAGCAAAGTAATGAACCATTTTATCTTTGTCTGCTCTTAACACTAACAATGAAATAAAGACTATTAACTTTCATGTCTAAAGCAACATATCAGTACTTAAAGCAAAAACTATATATTCAACCCATCATTGTAAActtccacatttttattttcaaacccAAAGTGCAcataatgacagtaataaaaatcTGTAGAAAGGAGAAAAATGTCACTCCCAATAGATGGGGCTAACGGTGGCAGTCTCCAAAGCCaacaaaaaagtagaaaaaagaaaataccaaAAGCAAATCCTTTAGTATTGGTGAAACAAGATACATATTTATGACGTCACATAAGAGATCGGGAAACTTGTCATTTCTGTGGAGCAAGAGGTAACTAAAGGAAGCAGCAAACATCTGGGGAAGAGTGGGGCGTTAGAAAGAGAGAGGTTTAAAATATACAGCACTTCCGTTTTCGCTGTGTTTCAGGAGGTTCGAGGGCAGCTAGGATAGCTTCATCAAATACATTCTTCAGACCTCGCTATGAACACAGAAGGGAAGGGAAACAGAATAAAGCACCAATGTTAGCAGTTACAGAAAACAGATGACTAAGAAAGAGAAGAGGTGCGATGTAAAGAGAGGAACTAGCACATTTCAACAGAGAACAGCAGCTAGTGAGGAAGAGAAGGTGCTTGAAGAAGAGCCTGTTGCACAGAAAGAACCACTAAGTAGTAATTCTACAGGTGCAGTTGCCACACAGGCCAATGGATGATACtaacaaatgaaaacagataAATTAGTGTGGCAGGcttaaaaaaacccaaacaaaactaaagtgcaaaacataaacaaaataaaatcataatagctactttaaaatacattcttgGTCTTTATGTGAGAGACTGCAAATTCTTTATCATACCAATAACCCAATTAGATAAGAATCAACTATGTAGTCGCATAAATTATATTCTAGCAAGCATCAAGAAGAACTGCTGGTCAATGACAGATCAACCTCTAATCACAAACCAAAGgttaattttcaaaaacaaaaattcaaacaaaccaCCAAGTCTCTGAGCCTCTGACCACATGCTATGAAGCTTCCACTTTCTTGTTAACATAAACagtatttaaactgaaataaaaaaatatataaataaaaacaaaccagacCTGGAAGACTCTGTTTCAAAAATCAAATGTCAAATCTTATATCATCAGGACACTTCTTCTAACCACTGAGAATGActagaaaacatttttagatgTTGAAATCTAAGACACAATCTTACTGAGGATATTTTGGCATGTTAGATGACCAACTAAAGAGTCAGTTTCTGTTTATAAAGAAGATGATATACATTCATGAACTTAACATCCCAATTGTGTGTTGTGCGTGAGACCTCACTCACCTGCGTCAGAGCGGAGCACTCCACATATTTGACAGCCTTCAGATCACGGGCCAGTTTCTCTGCTGTCTCCGGAGTGATGGGTTTCTGTTTGTTCTTGGCAAGCTTCTCGATGGTAGAAGGATCATCTCTCAGATCAATCTGCGTCCCCACCAGCAGGAAGGGGGTCTTTGGACAGTGGTGGGTGATCTCAGGTACCCACTGTAGGACAAAAAGGCCAATGGAtcagaccaatttttttttttcaatcaacttACATAATTGTTCTATAAATGACCAATATGGCCAGACTGAATActtatattagggctgtgcaattaatcgaattcGACTgacatgcgcatctcgtcagtaaagcagATCCCTTgcttagtagtaaatctccatcacatgctttcagattgagcggcattAACTACACAGAgacgtagttcactgacaattaggtaatatcgcgttcataatggcagattaatcgcattcgatttcgcACGCGATATCGCCtagtttgtcagtgaactacggctctgtgtagttaaATGACGCttaatctgaaagcaggtgatggtttACTACTAATCAAGGgagcggctttactgacgagatgtgcatgacaatcgaatgAGATTATACTTATATACTCTGGTGGCCTGCCACAGTTTCATAAAacgaaaacatttttaaacttctCAAAACATGTTTTTGACACTGTGTTTTGTGCCATTGCTTTGGCAAAGCATgccaaacaaactaaaaatcaaaTGCGTGATATGGCTTAGTGCCCTAATCAAATTGTAAAATGCTGCGATTTAATTAAATGAGAATACAGTCTGTTGTGCAGCATGTTTCAAAGTGAAGCACACACATTTGGAAACGCAACAGACAACAGTTACGCATTGTTTTCACATTCGCATAAATTCCAACATTTTAATGGGACAAATTCATCGTCCTGGCAGGTTCAAATAATTCAAGCTCACCTTTTCTTTGACGTTTTCAAACGAAGAAGGTGAAACAACTGAGAAACAGACTAAGAAGACATCTGTCTGAGGGTAGCTCAGGGGTCGTAATCTATCATAATCTTCCTGACCTGCAAAGAGACGGAAATGAAAGGATAAATTAAAACCAAGAATGCATTTGCAATCCTAAGTAGCCAATGGACGTCAA
This DNA window, taken from Cyprinus carpio isolate SPL01 chromosome B11, ASM1834038v1, whole genome shotgun sequence, encodes the following:
- the cdc42 gene encoding cell division control protein 42 homolog isoform X1, yielding MQTIKCVVVGDGAVGKTCLLISYTTNKFPSEYVPTVFDNYAVTVMIGGEPYTLGLFDTAGQEDYDRLRPLSYPQTDVFLVCFSVVSPSSFENVKEKWVPEITHHCPKTPFLLVGTQIDLRDDPSTIEKLAKNKQKPITPETAEKLARDLKAVKYVECSALTQKGLKNVFDEAILAALEPPEPKKKPKCVLL
- the cdc42 gene encoding cell division control protein 42 homolog isoform X2; translation: MQTIKCVVVGDGAVGKTCLLISYTTNKFPSEYVPTVFDNYAVTVMIGGEPYTLGLFDTAGQEDYDRLRPLSYPQTDVFLVCFSVVSPSSFENVKEKWVPEITHHCPKTPFLLVGTQIDLRDDPSTIEKLAKNKQKPITPETAEKLARDLKAVKYVECSALTQRGLKNVFDEAILAALEPPETQRKRKCCIF